In Intestinibacillus sp. Marseille-P6563, a single genomic region encodes these proteins:
- a CDS encoding nucleotidyltransferase family protein — protein MNNTPALVVMAAGMGSRYGGLKQIDPLGPNGQIILDYSIYDAYRAGFSRVIFIIKPELKDAFEQAIGAKARRYMQVDYVFQTLDNLPDGLTAPEGRVKPLGTGHAVWCALPLLDVPFAVINADDFYGADAFQKMFDFLSKTVDDDKYRYCMVGYKVENTLTDNGTVSRGVCQADQNGFLCSIVERTAIARSEDGVIHFSEGDTTGEIADGTPVSMNLWGFTPSFLGELTTMLHEFFAEKLPSNPEKGEFYLPSAVDALIQNGKATARLLTTDARWFGVTYREDKPTVQAALAAMTEAGEYPADL, from the coding sequence ATGAACAATACCCCGGCGCTCGTTGTTATGGCTGCGGGCATGGGTTCGCGTTACGGCGGCCTGAAACAGATCGACCCGCTCGGACCAAACGGCCAGATCATTCTGGATTATTCCATTTATGACGCTTACCGCGCAGGTTTTTCGCGCGTCATCTTCATCATCAAGCCCGAACTCAAAGATGCCTTTGAGCAGGCCATTGGCGCCAAGGCCCGGCGTTATATGCAGGTCGACTATGTGTTCCAGACGCTGGATAACCTGCCGGACGGCCTGACCGCCCCGGAAGGCCGCGTCAAGCCGCTGGGCACCGGCCACGCCGTATGGTGCGCACTGCCGCTGCTCGACGTGCCCTTTGCGGTCATCAATGCCGACGATTTCTATGGCGCTGACGCATTCCAGAAGATGTTCGACTTCTTGTCCAAGACCGTGGACGACGACAAATATCGGTACTGCATGGTCGGCTATAAGGTCGAAAACACGCTGACCGACAACGGTACGGTTTCCCGTGGGGTCTGCCAGGCCGACCAAAACGGCTTTTTGTGCTCGATCGTCGAGCGCACGGCCATCGCCCGGAGCGAGGACGGAGTGATTCATTTTTCCGAAGGCGATACGACCGGCGAAATCGCGGACGGCACTCCAGTATCGATGAACCTTTGGGGCTTTACGCCCTCGTTCCTCGGCGAACTGACCACCATGCTGCATGAGTTCTTTGCCGAGAAGCTGCCGAGCAACCCGGAAAAAGGCGAGTTTTATCTGCCGTCGGCCGTGGATGCCCTCATCCAGAACGGCAAGGCGACCGCCCGTCTGCTGACCACGGATGCCCGCTGGTTCGGTGTGACCTACCGTGAGGACAAGCCCACCGTGCAGGCGGCGCTTGCGGCCATGACCGAAGCCGGGGAATATCCGGCCGATCTATAA
- the secG gene encoding preprotein translocase subunit SecG, with translation MDTLHIVMSVVEVLACLFLIVTILLQEGASQGLSGTIAGGAETFFGSKKAHGMQSTLSRITTGVGILFVVLAVALNLL, from the coding sequence ATGGATACCCTTCACATTGTCATGAGCGTTGTGGAAGTGCTCGCTTGCCTGTTCCTGATCGTGACCATCCTGTTGCAGGAAGGCGCATCCCAGGGCCTGTCCGGTACGATCGCCGGCGGCGCGGAAACATTCTTTGGTTCCAAGAAGGCACACGGCATGCAGTCGACCCTGAGCCGCATCACCACCGGCGTCGGCATCCTGTTTGTCGTGCTGGCCGTTGCGCTCAACCTGCTGTAA
- the pyk gene encoding pyruvate kinase: MRRTKIICTLGPATDQGEVLKDMMKAGMNVARFNFSHGSHEEHKARMDMVKAARAELGLPIGIMLDTKGPEIRTKTYKDGKIEIQEGQEFTLTTRDIEGDNTIVSISYEGLPADVQVGTRILIDDGLVAFEVIEIRGGTDIVCRALNGGPLSNRKSVNVPGIKLNMPYISDKDRDDVVFGCSQGIDFIAASFCRTAQDMKDLKAILKEQNCEDVQIIAKIENMEGVRNIDAILDEVQGIMVARGDLGVEVPFEELPEIQKCLIKKCVSRGKRVVTATQMLESMAKNPRPTRAEVSDVANAVYDGTSAIMLSGETSVGKYPVQTVQTMSRIAENAEASIHYDRRRITRPEFMEMELMGDVKTNAIAHAVCNAATDLEAKCIVAFTESGSTARAVSCRRPGKLIVGATPSEKTFHRLTMSWGVIPCLVGRPSSGTALYMQAVRGAVEAMNVKVGDVIIVTAGMPVGRVSYTNTMRVIQVTEDFINLAFEE; encoded by the coding sequence ATGCGAAGAACAAAAATCATTTGTACGCTGGGCCCGGCAACCGATCAGGGCGAAGTATTGAAGGACATGATGAAGGCGGGCATGAACGTGGCACGATTTAACTTTAGCCATGGCTCGCACGAAGAACACAAGGCTCGTATGGATATGGTCAAGGCCGCTCGCGCCGAGCTCGGTCTGCCCATCGGCATTATGCTGGACACCAAGGGCCCGGAGATCCGCACCAAGACTTACAAAGATGGTAAGATCGAGATCCAGGAAGGCCAGGAATTCACCCTGACCACCCGCGATATCGAAGGCGATAACACCATCGTTTCCATTTCGTATGAAGGCCTGCCGGCTGACGTGCAGGTTGGCACCCGGATTCTGATAGATGACGGTCTGGTTGCATTTGAAGTCATCGAAATCCGCGGCGGCACCGACATCGTTTGCCGTGCGCTCAATGGTGGCCCGCTGTCCAACCGCAAGTCGGTCAACGTACCGGGCATCAAGCTGAATATGCCCTACATTTCGGATAAGGACCGCGATGACGTTGTCTTTGGCTGCTCGCAGGGCATCGACTTTATCGCAGCTTCCTTCTGCCGCACCGCGCAGGACATGAAGGACCTGAAGGCGATCCTCAAGGAGCAGAACTGCGAAGACGTACAGATCATCGCAAAGATCGAGAATATGGAAGGCGTACGTAACATCGACGCCATCTTGGACGAAGTACAGGGCATCATGGTAGCCCGCGGCGACCTGGGCGTCGAAGTACCGTTTGAGGAGTTGCCGGAAATCCAGAAGTGCCTGATCAAGAAGTGCGTATCCCGCGGCAAGCGCGTCGTAACCGCAACCCAGATGCTCGAAAGCATGGCCAAGAACCCGCGTCCGACCCGCGCCGAAGTATCCGACGTTGCGAACGCCGTATACGACGGCACCAGCGCCATCATGCTGTCGGGCGAAACTTCGGTCGGTAAGTATCCGGTGCAGACCGTGCAGACCATGAGCCGCATCGCGGAGAACGCCGAAGCTAGCATTCACTATGATCGTCGTCGCATCACCCGTCCGGAGTTCATGGAAATGGAACTCATGGGCGATGTCAAGACCAATGCGATCGCACACGCCGTGTGCAACGCCGCAACCGACCTGGAGGCCAAGTGCATCGTGGCCTTCACCGAATCGGGTTCGACCGCACGTGCGGTATCCTGCCGCCGTCCGGGCAAGCTGATCGTCGGCGCAACCCCGTCGGAAAAGACCTTCCACCGTCTGACCATGTCCTGGGGCGTTATCCCCTGCCTGGTTGGCCGTCCGTCCAGCGGTACAGCACTGTATATGCAGGCAGTTCGCGGCGCGGTTGAGGCTATGAACGTCAAGGTGGGCGATGTCATCATCGTTACCGCCGGTATGCCGGTTGGTCGTGTCAGCTACACCAACACCATGCGCGTCATCCAGGTGACCGAGGATTTCATCAACCTCGCTTTTGAAGAATAA